One genomic region from Nostoc sphaeroides encodes:
- a CDS encoding 1-aminocyclopropane-1-carboxylate deaminase/D-cysteine desulfhydrase: MSLIFFPPPIEQITSEIARHAGVDLYVLRLDLMHPWVNGNKWFKLKYNLLEAKQKNFTTLLTFGGAYSNHIYATAAAGNLFGFRTIGVIRGEERLPLNPTLSFAVQQGMQLVYLNREMYRQRNTPALEEYLQQRFGEVFIIPEGGSNLNGVRGCTEIIDRAMPTAVTERSRSAGYAYAFDHICVACGTATTLAGIALSLHKGQRAIAFPVLKNGAFLAQEVESLLTNYLASDLPSPYNSPASWELVCDYHFGGYAKVNNDLLFFSQQFTEEHGVPLDYVYTAKMFYGVMDLLKQGFFSKGDRLLLIHTGGLQGNVGMEERLQRFSKI, from the coding sequence ATGTCGTTAATATTTTTTCCCCCTCCCATAGAACAAATCACCAGTGAAATTGCCCGCCACGCTGGTGTTGATCTGTATGTACTGCGCCTCGATCTCATGCATCCGTGGGTTAACGGCAACAAGTGGTTTAAGCTGAAATACAATCTTTTGGAAGCCAAGCAGAAAAATTTTACGACGCTGCTAACCTTTGGCGGTGCTTATTCCAATCACATCTATGCAACTGCGGCGGCTGGTAATCTTTTCGGTTTTCGTACCATCGGCGTAATTCGTGGCGAGGAGAGGCTACCGTTGAATCCTACGCTGAGTTTTGCTGTACAACAGGGTATGCAACTTGTGTATCTGAACCGCGAGATGTATCGACAGCGCAACACACCAGCCTTAGAGGAATATCTGCAACAACGTTTCGGCGAGGTGTTTATCATTCCCGAAGGCGGGAGTAATTTAAATGGTGTGCGCGGGTGTACAGAGATAATTGATCGGGCGATGCCTACGGCGGTCACTGAGCGCAGCCGAAGTGCTGGCTACGCCTACGCATTTGATCATATATGCGTAGCCTGCGGTACAGCCACCACACTTGCAGGTATTGCGCTTTCGTTGCATAAAGGACAAAGAGCGATCGCTTTTCCCGTTCTAAAAAATGGGGCATTTCTCGCCCAAGAAGTCGAAAGTTTGTTGACAAATTACCTCGCCTCTGATTTACCCTCGCCATATAATTCTCCCGCTTCCTGGGAATTGGTGTGTGATTATCACTTCGGCGGCTATGCAAAGGTGAACAACGATCTGCTATTTTTCAGCCAGCAATTCACAGAAGAACATGGCGTACCTCTTGATTACGTATATACCGCCAAAATGTTTTACGGAGTGATGGATTTACTAAAGCAGGGATTTTTTAGTAAAGGCGATCGCTTGTTGCTGATACACACAGGCGGCTTGCAGGGCAACGTTGGCATGGAAGAAAGGTTGCAGAGGTTTTCTAAAATTTGA
- a CDS encoding GmrSD restriction endonuclease domain-containing protein: MFTSTERIKADDQSIALYLENLLSNKYQIPTFQRDVVWEKENVKKLWDSIYKFYPLGSILIWKTNTKLESHREIGGIKFADSFYSNEYQYILDGQQRTTSLLTSIHGGKGKIANNENFDPTLYIDLTIELTDATDDTSYAKRFLFWDEIDDRDGQLKANIVKKQRYQDKLIVSLIDIIKDRGEIERNIYVSVNGQFDHPYMQQFRRIREVLANYKISFIELRGIEVAEVCQIFERINQAGKPLDIFDIVVAKTFRSENKTNNISGFYLRELFDQFKKSIFSSQYANIDNWTLLQMLAVVVKLEFPEAGIQNITDIYLNKLKTEHIEAVWSNFKIAVAKTFDFFDNILHIKGGRLIPYRYLYLTITAYFYRNDKPDYSFLNKYFWYYSFHNAELLTNTTHLWQHIDFVNQQKANSTYSFNKFDIDKNSIRKSFYSYRGRLSRAVLSLYANHKPQDWAKPHRDILSDVYYLLTDKPNLHHIFPVNFIKQSGIASSIECDSLMNIAYLSQITNLKISDKNPLDYLKEYDEPGLEAVLRSHLIPTIILEWSRADALPENALTMFIEERINLLLQALRRKLEGIEFNVFDMGDRTNNIYP; encoded by the coding sequence ATGTTTACATCTACTGAACGCATTAAGGCAGATGATCAGAGTATTGCTCTCTATTTGGAAAATCTTCTATCAAATAAATATCAAATTCCAACCTTTCAAAGAGATGTTGTCTGGGAGAAAGAGAATGTTAAAAAACTTTGGGATAGTATTTATAAATTTTATCCTTTAGGAAGTATTCTAATTTGGAAAACTAATACAAAGCTAGAAAGTCATAGAGAAATAGGTGGTATAAAATTTGCTGACAGTTTTTACTCTAATGAGTATCAGTATATTTTAGATGGACAACAAAGAACAACTTCTTTATTAACATCAATACATGGGGGTAAGGGTAAAATTGCTAATAACGAAAACTTTGATCCAACACTATATATAGATTTGACTATTGAACTTACTGATGCAACTGATGACACAAGCTATGCAAAAAGGTTTTTGTTTTGGGACGAAATCGATGATAGAGATGGTCAGCTAAAAGCAAATATTGTAAAAAAACAACGTTATCAAGATAAACTAATTGTCAGCTTAATAGATATAATTAAAGACCGTGGGGAAATAGAAAGAAATATTTATGTAAGTGTTAATGGACAATTCGATCATCCTTACATGCAACAATTTAGGAGAATTAGGGAAGTTTTGGCTAATTACAAAATTTCCTTTATTGAGTTACGAGGTATTGAAGTTGCAGAAGTGTGCCAAATATTTGAGCGGATTAATCAAGCTGGCAAACCCTTGGATATCTTTGATATTGTAGTTGCTAAGACTTTTCGTTCTGAAAATAAGACAAATAATATCTCTGGGTTCTATCTTCGTGAATTATTTGATCAATTTAAAAAAAGCATTTTTAGTAGCCAATACGCCAATATTGATAATTGGACATTGCTCCAGATGCTAGCTGTAGTAGTAAAACTTGAATTTCCCGAAGCTGGAATACAAAATATTACTGATATATATCTTAATAAGCTAAAAACAGAACATATTGAAGCTGTATGGTCTAATTTTAAAATAGCCGTTGCTAAAACTTTTGATTTTTTTGATAATATTTTGCATATTAAAGGTGGAAGATTAATCCCTTACCGATATTTATACCTGACTATTACAGCATACTTTTATCGTAATGATAAACCAGATTATAGTTTTTTAAATAAGTATTTTTGGTATTATAGTTTTCATAATGCAGAATTACTAACAAACACTACTCACCTCTGGCAACATATAGACTTTGTTAATCAACAAAAGGCTAATAGTACTTACTCATTCAATAAATTTGATATTGATAAGAATTCTATAAGAAAATCTTTCTACAGTTATAGAGGTCGCTTATCCAGAGCAGTGCTATCACTTTATGCAAACCACAAGCCGCAAGATTGGGCAAAACCTCATAGAGATATTTTGTCTGATGTTTATTATCTGCTAACAGATAAGCCTAACTTGCATCATATATTTCCAGTTAACTTTATTAAGCAAAGTGGTATTGCTAGTTCAATAGAATGTGATAGCTTGATGAATATTGCCTATCTGTCTCAAATAACTAATTTGAAAATTAGCGATAAAAATCCATTAGATTATCTCAAAGAATATGACGAGCCTGGTTTAGAGGCAGTCCTACGCTCTCATCTTATACCGACAATTATTCTTGAATGGTCAAGAGCCGATGCACTTCCTGAAAACGCCCTAACAATGTTTATTGAAGAAAGAATAAACCTCTTATTACAGGCTTTGAGGCGAAAGTTAGAAGGGATTGAATTTAATGTTTTTGATATGGGCGATCGCACAAATAATATATATCCCTAA
- a CDS encoding tetratricopeptide repeat protein translates to MKSKNQAVFALIVKSTIVFLPLLLSPTITSGQSAPSPSPALTPAVVLSNQERQELARLRAEKRIQQQVQSDFNSAFSRTTILLNVWLVILSLFPVAIIALFWLLRRVVIREIVDRAMQQLQGMEKLQNQLATVKQEAENLIQEAKKINYELEEETASLQQQIKNEQKKYLSNLTSELDLAKAQVLTRLETELKKSQENIQTLESEFASGLSKLEFDAQQQRDIALDNLGKVASVIAEELSNLKLGVEQQQELAVADLEVSTSEFTSQLSRWQSDAQKQKDIAIETLTKLQSEFAEELSKLQVDAQQQKDIILENLGILDKELKFQLSELQVDAQEQKNKIVESLATLQSEFAAQLSELQVDAQTRKELIIENLEKSGSEFTSQFSDLQWNAQQQKILILEKLERLETEFVSQLSELQLDAQERKDLILQELTEITPESILEAVNSEVDVEIKAASIPEVVNSEVEEEIQEQPQQPEFTADEYVKQGDELFSQKRYEDAIAAYNQAVKIQADEPVAWLKRGLTLGRLKRYKDAIASYNKAIAIQPDYHQAWCDQGVAFGNLQQHQQAFDSFDKATQIKPDDGVAWLNRGLSLVALEQYEEAIASFDKALEFQPNYTKIWDKRGYTLVRLGRDDEAIASFNKALEINPDYASAHYNKAACYALQRQVDRCLLTLQQAIELNPRYKEDAATDLDFDEIADDERFKQLVAQ, encoded by the coding sequence ATGAAGAGCAAAAATCAAGCTGTTTTCGCTTTAATTGTAAAAAGCACTATTGTCTTTTTACCCTTACTGCTGTCCCCTACAATTACCAGTGGACAATCTGCACCATCACCTTCCCCAGCACTAACTCCTGCTGTGGTGTTATCGAATCAGGAGCGTCAAGAATTAGCACGGCTACGAGCGGAAAAGCGAATTCAACAGCAAGTCCAATCTGATTTTAATAGCGCTTTTAGCCGGACAACTATCTTACTCAATGTCTGGCTAGTTATATTAAGTCTATTTCCAGTCGCAATCATTGCTTTATTTTGGCTCCTGCGACGGGTGGTAATCCGTGAAATTGTTGATAGAGCTATGCAACAATTACAGGGAATGGAAAAATTGCAAAATCAGCTAGCCACCGTTAAACAAGAGGCTGAAAATCTTATTCAAGAAGCTAAAAAAATAAATTATGAATTAGAAGAGGAAACGGCTAGTTTACAACAACAGATTAAAAACGAACAAAAAAAATATTTATCTAACCTTACATCTGAACTAGATTTAGCTAAAGCACAGGTATTAACTAGATTAGAAACTGAACTGAAAAAATCTCAAGAGAATATACAAACTTTAGAGTCAGAATTTGCTTCTGGGCTATCTAAGTTAGAGTTTGATGCTCAACAACAAAGAGATATAGCGCTAGATAATCTAGGAAAAGTAGCATCTGTCATCGCAGAGGAACTATCTAATTTAAAGTTAGGTGTGGAACAACAGCAAGAACTAGCCGTTGCTGATTTAGAAGTATCAACGTCTGAGTTCACATCTCAACTTTCAAGATGGCAGTCTGATGCTCAAAAGCAAAAGGATATAGCTATTGAAACTTTAACAAAATTGCAGTCAGAATTTGCGGAAGAATTATCTAAATTACAGGTAGATGCTCAACAACAAAAAGATATAATACTTGAGAATTTAGGAATATTAGATAAGGAATTGAAATTTCAATTATCTGAATTACAGGTAGATGCTCAAGAACAAAAAAACAAAATTGTTGAGAGTTTAGCAACATTACAATCAGAATTCGCCGCTCAACTATCTGAATTACAAGTAGATGCTCAAACACGCAAAGAGCTAATCATTGAGAATTTAGAAAAATCTGGTTCTGAGTTTACTTCACAATTCTCAGATTTACAATGGAATGCTCAACAACAAAAGATTCTCATTTTGGAGAAGTTAGAAAGATTAGAAACTGAGTTTGTTTCTCAACTATCTGAGTTACAATTGGATGCCCAAGAAAGAAAGGATCTCATCCTTCAAGAACTAACTGAAATTACACCTGAATCTATCTTAGAGGCGGTAAATTCTGAAGTTGACGTTGAGATTAAAGCTGCATCCATCCCAGAGGTTGTAAATTCTGAAGTTGAAGAAGAAATACAAGAACAGCCACAACAACCAGAATTTACTGCTGATGAATATGTAAAACAGGGAGATGAGCTATTTTCCCAAAAGCGCTATGAAGATGCGATCGCAGCTTACAACCAAGCGGTTAAAATTCAAGCTGATGAACCTGTGGCTTGGTTAAAACGAGGTCTAACTCTAGGGAGATTGAAACGCTACAAAGATGCGATCGCATCATACAATAAAGCTATTGCGATTCAACCAGATTATCATCAAGCTTGGTGCGATCAGGGCGTTGCTTTTGGTAACTTACAACAGCATCAGCAAGCCTTTGACTCATTTGATAAAGCTACACAAATCAAGCCTGATGATGGTGTTGCTTGGTTGAATCGCGGCCTTTCCCTAGTAGCATTGGAACAATACGAAGAGGCAATAGCATCTTTTGATAAAGCACTGGAATTCCAACCCAATTATACCAAAATCTGGGATAAACGCGGTTATACGTTGGTAAGATTGGGGCGCGATGATGAAGCGATCGCTAGTTTTAACAAAGCCTTAGAAATTAACCCAGATTATGCCAGTGCCCATTACAACAAAGCAGCCTGTTACGCACTACAAAGACAAGTTGACCGATGTCTGTTAACTCTACAACAAGCAATTGAACTTAATCCCAGGTATAAAGAAGACGCAGCAACCGACCTCGATTTTGATGAAATTGCCGACGATGAGCGCTTTAAGCAGTTAGTTGCACAGTAG